The nucleotide window agtccaaaatgaaaaatgcatgtaaTTCATAAAACTGATTTGTGTCTTCTGGATACAGAGTATAATGGAACTGGAAACAAGTGAACCACCGCACACCTTCATCTACATGAGGCTGGCTTCAACCTGACAAAACGCAGGAGGCGTGGTCGAAACGTCATCGGCCTCAGAGCTACAGCTGACGGGCCAGCGGGGCGGGAACATAACCATGGGCTGCTGCCTCTGAGAATGGTCTGCTAACACATATTCCCATGACTGGGCCACACAACACAGAGCGTCTTGTCACCTTTTTAGACACTCTCTGCAGGGATCTCATCCCTGAACAAGAGAGGAGGCAGATCAGATGACTGACAAAGTATGTGATAGTTTGGGACCATGTCCGTTTCCATCGCTCCAGCATCAGGCCATGGTTTGTGACCCACAACAGGATGCTGATGGAGTTCCTCCCACTCCACTCCCCTTTCCTTAACCCCACTGAGGAATGTTCCTCAGCATGGACATGGAAAGTGTATGATCACAGCCACATAGACAGACGAGCCTTCTGGCTGCCATGGATGCAGCgtgtgatgacatcacagcagatGCCTGCAGAGGCTGGAAATAAAACTCTGAAAGATTATTTCCACGCTGCGTCACAAGAGAAGATATTCGTTGTGATGTGGATGAGAGTTTGTGGTCCAGCTGACAGAAACGTCAGCAGGTAAAGGAAGACAGCTCTGTATGGACACTTTTCCCTCAGGAGATCGtcctctgtttttggtttttctctttgtgctctgcagtgttgtcttttcctttctgcATCACAACAACATGGTCTGTCAACAaattacagtacaaacagtaaaaGCACAAATGTCATCCTCCCTCGTACACTGAGGTGTAACTCGTCCAAACTTTAGCCATGGTTTCCATCAGAACGTCCCTCCAGAGGACACAGCATGACTAAGCAGTTTGACTGTCTTATCCGTCCACACTGACACAAGGACATGTCCTTCTCATGCCACTGACATGTTCACTGACAGATATTTGCTTTGAGAGATGAACTAAGGATTCTGAGCAGGTAACTGTCttttgcaggtcatccaggtgtTTTGCTATTTCTATGACTTGTTTTGGAAACGCACTTCCTGTTCTGCAAATGTCGATGATGAATGGAGAAACGTACCAAAGCCACCGAGAAAAACTGTAAAGTTcatgtgtgagcagcagcagcctgtgtcTACCTGgacactgatgacatcacctcatctctgctctgtgattggctgttctgtgtgtaagagctcagctgctgctggagtttctGTCAGTCCTCCTCAGACTGGTTCAGAGTCTGTGACGGGTTCAGGTCTACAGAGTCTGTGACGGGTTCAGGTCTACAGAGTCTCTGACGGGTTCAGGTCTACAGAGTCTGTGACGGGTTCAGGTCTACAGAGTCTGTGACGGGTTCAGGTCTACAGAGTCTGTGACGGGTTCAGGTCTACAGAGTCTCTGACAGGTTCAGGTCTACAGAGTCTGTGACGGGTTCAGGTCTACAGAGTCTGTGACGGGTTCAGGTCTACAGAGTCTGTGACGGGTTCAGGTCTACAGAGTCTGTGACGGGTTCAGGTCTACAGAGTCTCAGACGGGTTCAGATctacagagagctgctgctgatgaagatgacgatgatgaagatgatgctggTCCTGGTGGTctcctgtgtcctctgtgtctcagctgaATGTAAGTTTCTGTCTCATGATtcatatcaaacacacacacacacacacacacacacacacacacacacacacacacacacacacacacagagtcatcagcttctgtctctgttttcagctcttcatGAGGACCTTCGTGTCGCTGGCTGTTCTGACTCTGATGGAGAGGACATGTACGCTCTGGATGGTGAAGAGCTTTGGGTCGCAGACTTCATCAATAAGAAAGGAGTGGAGCCTCAGCCCAGCTTCATCGATCATATGACCTGTCCAGGATGTTATGAAGGTGCTGTGGCTAATCAACAGATCTGCAAAAACAACCTGAAAGTGGGACTTGAAGTCTACAAGAAGCTTCCTCTGGAACAAGGTGAAGACAAACATCTGATCCTTTAATCTGCTCTCAGATATTTAAAGTGACAACAAACATGTAGAAAATACTTTAAAGTACTGCAACACACACGTATTTAACAGCAGCCGAGTACAATTACTGTGAACTGTTCAGTCATCagtttacagtttgtgtgttcttctgtttcaactgagtgtgtgtgtgtgtgtgtgtgtgtgtgtgtgtgtgtgtgtgtgtgtgtgtgtgtgtgagagagaaagagagtgtgcGTTTGATAGGAGCTGCTTTAATAAGTGTTTCAGAGCTTTAAGatcatttaaattatttatgTGGATGTTAAAATCACCACCTACcgtcattctgacataattaTGATGAAGTGACATAAATTCAGAAAACTCTGAAAGAAAAACCAACCACAGCTGAGGAGGGCGCCATACTGATTAAAGCTTTAAGTACATGTACTCACATGTGGAGAAATCACAGAGGTAACCTCAGCCCAGCTGGATCTGAAGGGGAAACAGTGACAGTTCCACCTCCCCGTTTGTTCGGCCTCACTAAGAACTGGTTTGACTGGTTTGACAGCAGCACCATCAGAGCTTAGCCTCATccatcaaacaggaagtcaaatgGCTTCTCAGAGATCAAATCACTGATTGTGAAGGACTTTTGGtggactacacacacacacacacacaaagtcatacAAGTCACACATAGAAGAGGCTGTAGTTGAATTTGTTGGGGGACAGCAAAGACATTATTTGGATTTCTGAGATTATTCTGGCGACGTAATCCTGTGATCTGATGTTTGATCAATGATTGGCATTGAGAGCATCTGGACACAAGGGGGAGCCAGTGAGTCTATGCCTGGGTGGGATAGTGGCCACGATGTGGGGGAGAGGTCACCATGTGACTGCAGACCACAAGTGATGGGTGACAAACCTTCACTGACTGACCGAAACAGGTCACGTTCAGTTTGAAGTGGTGTCAGCAGGATTGTTCAGATAATTTTGGTGAGGgcgatggagaggagagggagggaggccgTGGGTCCTCAGCCAGTGGAGGGAAGACGAATATCTGGAtataatatttagtttgttgcACTGATAACACGAATTATAAGTTCTGAAGGACGAACATGAGTCATAGAGATGTTAATGTGAGTCTTGTTCCTGGACAGATCCTCCGTCCAGCCCCATCATCTACCCCAGAGACGACGTGGAGCTGGGACAGAAGAACACCCTCCTCTGTCATGTGACTGGTTTCTATCCTGCTCCTGTGAAGGTCAACTGGACAAAGAACGGACAGACTGTGACCGAGGGGACCAGCATCAATGTCCCCTTCCCCAACAAAGACGGTTCCTTCCACCAGGTGTCCAGACTGGACTTCGTCCCACAGCTGGGAGACATGTACAGCTGCACAGTGGAACATGTGGCCCTGGACCAACCGCTGACCAGAATCTGGGGTgagaaaactttatttaaactgaCACAAagtgcagacaaacagctgaattaCTGACCGAAGCACAACAGACGAGCGTCagtgatgtctgtctgtcttttctgtctccagaCGTGGACGTGCAGCAGCCCGGTATCGGACCTGCGGTGTTTTGTGGTCTTGGTCTGACTGTCGGTCTGCTCGGTGTGGCTGCTGGAACCTTCTTCCTCATCAAAGGAAACgagtgcagctgattggtcggGCCGATGATGTCATCCAATGGTCTTTTTCTTAGAAAGAGGTTTTCTGAGTCACCTGGGTCACCTGACTGACACCTGGGTCCCCTCAGACCAGCTTCCTGCTGGTCTGGGTTCAGATCAGGGTCTCTGTCGGCTGCTTCGTGTTCCACCTTTGTCACTGTGCTGTGGCTGCgtccagctgctctctgatcaGATTTAAAGACTTCACAGTGAAAAGATGGAAAGAACAGACGCACTGGTACATTTGAGTGATTCGCTGGTGCTCTGACGGCTGATGTGTGAGCGTGGAACTGGACTGAGCTGGAACACGACGCAGCCCCGCTGTGACTCAGTAAACCTGCTTCAGGATCAGGCCTCGGGTCTTTGGCGTGCCCTCTTTGTGTGTATAGATCAGAGCTGTGAGCGCTAACAGCGTTCATCGGctaactgctgcagcttctctgcaACATGACGCTCTTTCATATCTGATTGTTTCTGTCAAATCACGACTTCAATGTTTTTCAGTGCCGTGTGGGTGTGAAGTGTCTCAGCCAATCATTGTTCAATTAacacaaataaagaaagaaactggACCAgaagtttgtctttgtctctgcgGATCATTGATGTCAACAGCTTTAAATGAGCCGACTGCGTTCAGACACGAGTAGAAGCCGTTTGACTCCAGTTTCTCTGAACCAGTTTCAGCCCGGACAGGTTTCAGTGGACAGCAGGTCCTGGACTAACGATCCAGACTCACCTACAGGATCAAACCTCCTCTGCAGGTTTCAGGTCTGTCAGCAgacgctcttcttcttcttcttcttcttcttcttcttcatttcaaaCATGCCTTCATgtgaacagctgctgcacaacGTTTccaataaaaatcatttttcaccCAAATGAAGAATCTTTACTTTTCTTAAAATCATGTCTCCAGCAGTCTGTCTTCACcttcttcctccagctgttcATTCTTTgtcgttttgtttgtttctgttacGTCTAGAAGTTGTTTGGTCGCTCAGAGGCACAGATTTTATTTTCCCATGAAGCATTATTTTAACTTCCTGTTGAACATCCGTTGCGCACATACGTAACGTGAAAATGGAGATGTTCTTTAATTCCATCTTATTGATCTTATTGATCTTCACGGGCTGATTTACCTTCACTGGTTTCATTTCAGAAGCacgtttgtttgtctttgtcggATCTTTTGagcctgttttcttcttcaggtttcttcttcgtcttcttcttcttcttctgtgtttctgcacgAAGCTTCATGATTTCAAACGTCTCTGAATTCCTTTGTGAATCCGTCAGTCGTTCGAACAGGTTTGGACAGATTCTCGCTCAAACCTGCTTCAGGACTGTTATCTATGGAGACGACGTAAAAGAGCTCAGTGATGATTCAGCTCATCGTTGAGCAGGTGGACAACCCTGTTCTGCTGGACGAAGcctagaagaagaagacaactGTCCTCAGAGCCCGGTCTCATTCTCACAGCGTCAAACACTGACGCCTCGCCATCCAAGTGAGACACTGTTTGTGTCCACTGTCAAACAAAACTCTTCATCTAAAACTAAGTGTTGTCTTCTTAAATGACCGTCTCTCAGTGTGTTATAAAGgctttgtggcagcaggacttGGGATTAGGACGTGTTGGACGTCCTGAACTGTCCTCTGACAGGTGGCTGTGGACTTTCAGAAGACAGcctacaaagacagaaaagttgACACGTTGGACACTGTTAAGTGTTAAGAACTGTGTCCTCTAACCAGTGACAGTCTCTGTTCGCTCAGATCTGCTTTCAGTCTGAAGGAAAAGACCTTCAGTCCAGCCTGTGTGACCTGCCGTGACCCTCTGGACGTGGACCAGTCTGAAGGTgtttcagaggagaaaaaactcTGGATCTGTTCAACCCAAACCTCAAGCACAGAgagcgttagcattagcattagcattagcaccttagacaggagcaggaggggagagacaggaggaggacgaccATTGGACATATGAACAGACCTGGACAACAGGAagacaagaggaagagcagTGAGCACCAACAGGACAACCTGTGAGACAGAACGTCTCCATGATGACAGTGTGTCCCTCTAACAGAGAGGCTGAGGACATCTGATCGCACTCACAGGGTTCtgaggacagatggacggacgtGACAGCGATGACACCACAGATAAAAAGTCAAACTGATGACGCTCAGCCAGATTAAACTGGCTCAACATGCCGCCAAAGCCTCCATTTTTGTCAGGATTACCCACAATCCTTTGGTTCACTGCGGTCGTAGTTTGGTTCACCTGAACCTTTTGAACTGTGTTACAGAACGACAAACACCTCAGATCACACAACAACACTGAGTCTAATTATTACTGCGTACTGGACAAAGTACTGCGCTGTCCTTCACTGAGGAACTGAGGACAACTGTCTTTTAATCAGAACGATAATAAACACTGAAGAATTCAGCGTCATGGCAGCACTGAGTGTCTGAAAGTGTCTGACTGATTTCTAATGGAAACAGTCCTTTGACCCGGAATATGAATAATTAATACTAATGACTGGATGAAAATACCGTCCTGTCAGAGGTCGTCGCTCTGAACGTGAAATAAACATAAAGATTTGAGATGTTTGAGCCTGCAGGAGGAACACGACTGGTTTCCAGTTTGACCGAGTGCTCGACTCTCTGCTGAGTCCTCTgcctggtaacaggtgatgatCGGTCATGTGACCATGTCCTCTGCTTTTTAGAGCAGCTCTCAGTCagactgtgtcagtgtttgagaAGTGAACACAAGATCATGGCTTCATCCTTCCTcagcctctgcctcctcttcatcagcctctaCACGGCAGGTACGATCAATACACTCATCAATACACTCATCAATACACTCATCAATACACTAATCAATACACTCATCAATACACTGATCAATACTCTGATCACTCATCAATACACTGATCACTCATCAATACACTGATCACTCATCAATACACTCATCAATACACTGATCATACTGCACTGACTGACCTGAAGTTACTCAGTGAATCAAACTGGTCTGATCTGTATCTGCAGATGGATTTCGGAGTTATGCTTTGTTCCGCTGTGAGTTTAACTCCACTGATCCAAAGGACATCGAGTACATTTACTCTGAGTATTTCAACAAGCTGGAGATCTGGAggttcagcagcagtgtgggGAAGTATGTCGGATACACTGAGAATGGTGTGAAGAACGCAGAACGCTTCAACAATGATCCTTCAGAACTGAGCAGGAGGAAAGCTGAGAAGGAGAGGGTCTGCCAACACAACATTGGGATTGACTACCAGGCTGCTCTGACTAAGTCAGGTGAGTTTGAGCTCTGTGACATTGATCAATAACATCATCCTGTTATTGATGAACGTATTGATCGTCAGCTCTGACTGAATCGTGAGCTGGAGGACAGACTCAGGGACGGACAGGCTGAAGTCTGTCAGCAGTTTAAAGTGAAACTGTTCGTCATGAAACTGTCGAGCTGCAGCTCGCTCGACCTTTACAGCTCGTTCTTTAATTCACACCGAAGGTTTTTCTAAAGTTCTGCAACACATTCAACGTCCAACATGAAAAAGTTCACAGAGAAAGAATCAGAAGTTCCTTTTCCTCAAACACGTCTGAAGAAAGTCTCTGTCGCCTCCTGCTGGTGAAACTCTGCTACTGCAGCCAATGACACAAAGAGATCGATGACGTTTTAAAGACGAGCTAACGTCCCCGAAGACAAACAGAATAATTAAAGCTTCACTTCATAAAAGCTTGTTTCAAAGCATCTTTTAATAACAGTCAGATTTGATGTTTGTGAGCTCACACAGACGTTTCTGAGCTTTAAGAACAAGAAGGATCCATTctgcacattttcactttttcacttttcagtcaAGAACTCAGTGAAATAAAGTTCTGCAGGAGTTCCTCTGCAGAACTTTATTTCACTGAGTTCTGCAGAACGTGCTGACAGAACTTTAACATCCTGAAATCTTCACAAAGTGTTTGAGAGTCGCAGCAGGACACGACTCACGTTCTGCGAGGACAATCAGATTATCAGAGAGGACACTTTGACTTTTAGTCAAGGGGGGTGATGTAACCCCTCCCTCAACTGATCCGATGGCTTTGAATAACAGACCTGAGACGTGAAGCACAGACcacatcagccaatcacagagctgacagcagaACACATTGAAGCCTGTGCAGAGTGAAGCAACGCAGCAGAAACAGACGCAGGTCTGGAACTACTGCTGAGAGTATTGCAGTAGTACTACGAGTACTAATGATAATGTTCTTCATGTCTGTGTTCCAGCTGAGCCCTACGTCAGGCTGCACTCTGTGACGCCCCCTGCTGGTAAACATCCGGCCATGTTGGTCTGCAGCGTCTTCGACTTCTACCCCAAACAGATCAGAGTGAGCTGGCTCAGAGACGGACGCAAAGTCACCTCTGATGTCACTTCCACTGACGAGCTGGCAGACGCTGATTGGTACTACCAGATCCACTCTCACCTGGAGTACACGCCCAGGTGAGTCCacgtccaggtccaggtccaggtccaggtccaggtccaggtccaggtccaggtccagtgTTCCCAGTACTGTGACAGGAAGTCTGATGTGTTGGTTTGTGTTGAAGCAGGTCTGGAGAGAAGATCTCGTGTGTGGTGGAGCACGCCAGCCTGAGAGAACCTCTGGTTACTGACTGGGGTaaatacctgtctgtctgctcacctgtccacctgtctgtctgctcacctgtccacctgtctgtctgcacacctgctcacctgtctgtctgctcacctgtccacctgtctgtctgcacacctgtccacctgtctgtctgctcacctgtccacctgtctgtctgctcacctgtccacctgtctgtctgcacacctgtctgtctgctcacctgttcacctgtctgtctacctgcctctctacctgtctctctacctgtctgctcacctgtccacctgtctgtctgctcacctgtctgtcagctcacctgtctgcgtctctacctgtctgtcctcagaccCGTCCATGCCTGAGTCTGAGAGGAACAAGATCGCCATCGGAGCCTCAGGACTGATCCTGGGTCTGATCTTATCTCTGGCTGGATTCATCTACTACAAGAGGAAGGCTCGAGGTCAGACCAGTACACCCAGTCCAAAACCAGTTTGGACCAGTCTGGATCAGAAACAGACTTGATCACCTTCAGTTTTTAGATCTGTTGTAGATCAGTTTTGGACAGTTCCAGGTTTTGATCTGGTTTGGACCAGTTTGTGAACCAGTTTCAGTGTTTGGACCAGTTTCAGAGCAGATTGTTGTCCAGACACTGAGACCAGAAGCCTGGTCCAGTATCAGACCAGAAGCCTGGTCCAGTATCAGACCAGTTCAAACCATGTGGTGTCTTTACTCGTTGGTGActctgtcctcatgtcttcTTTCACCCAGGAAGGATTCTGGTTCCCTCTAACTGATCCTGgacctggtcctggtcctggtcctggacCTGGTCCTGGACCTGGTCCTGGACCTGGTCCTGTAGCTGTTGGTCAGATGGaagaacaaacagctgctgcttgaACCTGCTTCATGTGTTTTCAGCTCAGCAGACCTTcagtgctgccccctgctggacggCTGAAGTCCTGATCCTCTGATGATCTGTACTCTGACACTCAGCTGGTCTAAAGCCTGATCCAGGactgtcctgtctctgtcctgtgcTCTGGTTCAGCGTGGACAGTAAAGTTCCCTCTGTGTGTTCGGTCTGACAGTCCTGGATCAGGTTTCGTCTGGACTCTGGATCTGgactctgcttcttcttcttgtcatgCTTTACTGTGTGGAATCAATATTTTCAGCCACGAACTGACTCGATAGCTCTGCTCATGGAATCAATATAATCCTCTGCTTTGAATGATTTGGGGCTTGGAGGTTTTTGATGGTtggatttatatatttttactgaagtgaaacattttcaaacctCAATAAACCTTCAGAAAACTGTCTGAGACTCTGGATTTATTGACCAGATGTTCATAAACAGGATGTGATCACATGAATCTTCATCAGAAGCTCCATCGTTCACTTCAACACTGATCATTTCACGTCTCTGAAGCTCGACTTTTCTGTCTGAAAGACGTTTCTGAACCATAAAACTGTGAGCTCCATTCTGCAGCTCATCGTTCTCTCAGTCCGACGTGAATTTAACCAGTTTTTTAATGTGAGGAGAGACAAGATGTTTGAGCTtcaacagagaaacagaggaactACATTCAGTCATCGTTTATCAAATCgaattaaaaagaaacattaaagATCAATGAACCACGAACATCTCATTTCATGTGAAAGTGAGTTTGTCTCAGTCATCAGACGAGCTGTTTGCCTCCATGAAAAGAAATGAGTCTCAGCTTTATTCTGAAATCAAAGTGATGATTATTGGTTCAGACCTTCAGGTCTTTGTAAACCTGTGACGGACTGTCAGTTGTTTCCGGTCTGTAGAGATCAGTTTGATCGCTCTCAGACGTGTCGAGCTGCGTTCAGGTCAGTTCC belongs to Chaetodon trifascialis isolate fChaTrf1 chromosome 23, fChaTrf1.hap1, whole genome shotgun sequence and includes:
- the LOC139351085 gene encoding HLA class II histocompatibility antigen, DP alpha 1 chain-like; this encodes MKMTMMKMMLVLVVSCVLCVSAESLHEDLRVAGCSDSDGEDMYALDGEELWVADFINKKGVEPQPSFIDHMTCPGCYEGAVANQQICKNNLKVGLEVYKKLPLEQDPPSSPIIYPRDDVELGQKNTLLCHVTGFYPAPVKVNWTKNGQTVTEGTSINVPFPNKDGSFHQVSRLDFVPQLGDMYSCTVEHVALDQPLTRIWDVDVQQPGIGPAVFCGLGLTVGLLGVAAGTFFLIKGNECS
- the LOC139351082 gene encoding H-2 class II histocompatibility antigen, E-S beta chain-like isoform X1, with protein sequence MASSFLSLCLLFISLYTADGFRSYALFRCEFNSTDPKDIEYIYSEYFNKLEIWRFSSSVGKYVGYTENGVKNAERFNNDPSELSRRKAEKERVCQHNIGIDYQAALTKSAEPYVRLHSVTPPAGKHPAMLVCSVFDFYPKQIRVSWLRDGRKVTSDVTSTDELADADWYYQIHSHLEYTPRSGEKISCVVEHASLREPLVTDWDPSMPESERNKIAIGASGLILGLILSLAGFIYYKRKARGQTSTPSPKPYQTSSNHVVSLLVGDSVLMSSFTQEGFWFPLTDPGPGPGPGPVAVGQMEEQTAAA
- the LOC139351082 gene encoding H-2 class II histocompatibility antigen, E-S beta chain-like isoform X2, with the protein product MASSFLSLCLLFISLYTADGFRSYALFRCEFNSTDPKDIEYIYSEYFNKLEIWRFSSSVGKYVGYTENGVKNAERFNNDPSELSRRKAEKERVCQHNIGIDYQAALTKSAEPYVRLHSVTPPAGKHPAMLVCSVFDFYPKQIRVSWLRDGRKVTSDVTSTDELADADWYYQIHSHLEYTPRSGEKISCVVEHASLREPLVTDWDPSMPESERNKIAIGASGLILGLILSLAGFIYYKRKARGRILVPSN